The following are from one region of the Mycolicibacterium helvum genome:
- a CDS encoding IniB N-terminal domain-containing protein yields MLTLLDWILDLFRNEDAARAFVAAPDQTVRDAGFAGVTAAQVSTVAATAVPGLALGGGDPIVGLQRAVSNQYGFAPTYEPTYAPSPTFAPQTDTSLLSPHQDAGANAQQGAFNLGFGDITFGNKTTNTATGGGVVVDGNNHGDIVSGDGAVLGNGNDVNNGDVLAGTGSNVAVGHSHVSDSGTTATGGSTVIKDNGGPVLHNVDASGGNGGGASAGGSLIGLGGGHASGGNAGGGGITIIDSQTSTNTGNHTSSPSYTHTTTAVTDHSGNSAQQTYDSSTHDSSSSSSHTSLDTSHDTTLVNSHLDASHDLALASGNHLLGF; encoded by the coding sequence ATGCTCACTCTCCTCGACTGGATCCTCGACCTGTTCCGCAACGAGGACGCCGCACGTGCGTTCGTCGCCGCACCGGATCAGACCGTGCGTGACGCCGGGTTCGCCGGTGTCACGGCCGCCCAGGTTTCGACCGTCGCGGCCACCGCTGTGCCCGGTCTGGCGCTCGGCGGCGGCGACCCGATCGTCGGCCTGCAGCGGGCGGTGTCCAACCAATACGGATTCGCCCCGACCTACGAGCCGACCTACGCGCCGTCGCCGACATTCGCTCCGCAGACCGATACCTCGCTGCTGAGCCCACACCAAGACGCCGGCGCCAACGCTCAGCAGGGTGCGTTCAACCTCGGTTTCGGTGACATCACCTTCGGCAACAAGACCACGAACACCGCCACGGGAGGCGGCGTGGTCGTCGACGGGAATAACCACGGTGACATCGTCAGCGGCGACGGCGCGGTGCTGGGCAACGGCAACGACGTCAACAACGGCGACGTGCTGGCCGGAACCGGATCGAACGTCGCGGTCGGGCACAGCCACGTCAGCGACAGCGGCACCACCGCCACCGGCGGCAGCACCGTGATCAAGGACAACGGCGGCCCCGTCCTCCACAACGTCGACGCCAGCGGCGGCAACGGCGGCGGCGCGTCCGCCGGCGGCAGCCTGATCGGTCTCGGCGGCGGCCACGCCTCGGGCGGCAACGCCGGTGGCGGCGGTATCACCATCATCGACAGCCAGACGTCGACCAACACTGGCAACCACACCAGCTCGCCGAGCTACACCCACACCACGACCGCGGTCACCGACCACTCCGGCAACTCGGCGCAGCAGACCTACGACAGCTCGACGCACGACTCATCCAGCTCATCCAGCCACACGTCACTGGATACCAGTCACGACACCACGCTGGTCAACAGCCACCTCGACGCCAGCCACGACCTGGCGCTGGCGTCTGGCAATCACCTGTTGGGTTTCTGA
- a CDS encoding heterodisulfide reductase-related iron-sulfur binding cluster — MSALDWGRLVVGLLATAIVLVFAARRVQFLTNLIRSGQPVSDESGRKDDIPARIKAQFTEVFGQKKLLKWSIPGLAHFFTMWGFFILGSVYLEAYGVLFNPEFHIPLVGRWNALGFLQDFFAVAVLLGIIVFTIIRLRSEPKDYGRDSRFYGSHTGGAWLILFMIFLVILTFAFFRGASVNALGEDFPYGWGAFFSHGMGALLAPLGHTANVWIETISLMGHIGVMLAFLLIVLHSKHLHIGLAPINVTFKRLPNALGPLLPVEYKGQQIDFEDPAEDAILGRGKIEDFTWKGYLDFTTCTECGRCQSQCPAWNTGKPLSPKLVIMNLRDHLFAKAPYIIGGKPMPNGENEAEQLVSTEGGFIESKHDEHHAVPESGFERIMGSGPEQATRPLVGTLEQGGVIDPDVLWSCTTCGACVEQCPVDIEHIDHIVDMRRYQVMMESEFPSELGVLFKNLENKGNPWGQNASDRTNWIDEVDFDVPVFGQDVDSFAGFEYLFWVGCAGAYEDRAKKTTKAVAELLAVAGVKFLVLGTGETCTGDSARRSGNEFLFQQLAAQNVEALNDLFEGVERVDRKIVVTCPHCFNTLGREYPQVGGNFTVLHHTQLLNRLVRDKKLVSVKPVGQDITYHDPCYLGRHNKVYDAPRELIGASGATLTEMPRHADRGLCCGAGGARMWMEEHIGKRVNTERTEEAIDTGASKIATGCPFCRVMITDGVDDVAATRDIEKVEVLDVAQLLLGSLDLSTVTLPKKGTAAREAEAAAAAAPAEAPAAPKSEPEPAAETATAAPSAPAKEAAPVKGLGIAGGAKRPGAKKADAPAAPAAEAPAAQPVKGLGIAGGAKRPGAKKAAAPAAEAPATEAPAAPAAQTPAAAEPAVKGLGIAAGAKRPGAKKAEAPAAQAPAAPAAQAPAAEAPAKAEPVNEPPVKGLGIAAGARRPGAKKAPAATPAPAEAAAPEPKAEAPEPKAEEPEADAPPVKGLGIARGARPPGKR; from the coding sequence GTGAGCGCTCTCGACTGGGGCAGGCTGGTGGTTGGCTTACTGGCCACCGCCATCGTGTTGGTCTTCGCCGCACGCCGCGTGCAGTTCTTGACCAACCTGATCCGGTCGGGTCAGCCGGTCAGCGACGAGAGCGGCCGCAAAGACGACATCCCGGCTCGGATCAAGGCGCAATTCACCGAAGTCTTCGGGCAGAAGAAGCTGCTGAAATGGTCGATCCCCGGCCTCGCGCATTTCTTCACAATGTGGGGCTTCTTCATCCTCGGCTCGGTGTATCTCGAGGCCTATGGCGTGCTGTTCAACCCGGAATTCCACATTCCGTTGGTCGGCCGCTGGAATGCACTGGGCTTCCTGCAGGACTTCTTCGCCGTCGCCGTGCTGCTCGGCATCATCGTCTTCACGATCATCCGGCTGCGCTCCGAACCCAAAGACTATGGACGCGATTCGCGGTTCTACGGCTCGCACACCGGCGGCGCCTGGCTGATCCTGTTCATGATCTTCCTGGTCATCCTGACGTTCGCGTTCTTCCGCGGCGCCTCGGTCAACGCCCTCGGTGAGGACTTCCCCTATGGCTGGGGTGCGTTCTTCTCGCACGGCATGGGCGCGCTGCTGGCACCACTAGGACACACCGCCAACGTGTGGATCGAAACCATCTCGCTGATGGGCCACATCGGCGTCATGCTGGCGTTCCTTCTGATCGTGCTGCACTCCAAGCACCTGCACATCGGCCTCGCGCCGATCAACGTCACCTTCAAGCGGCTGCCCAACGCCCTGGGCCCGCTGCTCCCGGTCGAATACAAGGGCCAGCAGATCGACTTCGAGGATCCCGCCGAGGACGCCATCCTGGGCCGCGGCAAGATCGAGGACTTCACCTGGAAGGGCTACCTCGACTTCACCACATGCACCGAGTGTGGTCGCTGCCAGTCCCAGTGCCCGGCATGGAACACCGGAAAGCCGTTGTCCCCCAAGCTCGTGATCATGAACCTGCGCGATCACCTATTCGCGAAGGCGCCCTACATCATCGGCGGCAAGCCGATGCCCAACGGGGAGAACGAGGCCGAGCAGCTCGTCTCCACCGAGGGTGGTTTCATCGAGTCCAAGCACGACGAGCATCACGCCGTCCCGGAATCCGGCTTCGAGCGCATCATGGGCTCCGGTCCGGAGCAGGCGACCCGCCCGCTGGTCGGCACCCTGGAGCAGGGCGGCGTCATCGACCCCGACGTGCTGTGGTCCTGCACCACCTGCGGCGCCTGCGTGGAGCAGTGCCCGGTGGATATCGAGCACATCGATCACATCGTCGACATGCGCCGCTACCAGGTGATGATGGAGTCGGAGTTCCCCTCCGAGCTCGGCGTGCTGTTCAAGAACCTGGAGAACAAAGGCAACCCGTGGGGCCAGAACGCCTCGGACCGCACCAACTGGATCGACGAGGTCGACTTCGACGTGCCGGTGTTCGGCCAGGACGTCGACAGCTTCGCCGGTTTTGAATACCTGTTCTGGGTCGGCTGTGCGGGCGCCTACGAGGATCGCGCGAAGAAGACGACGAAGGCCGTCGCCGAGCTGCTGGCCGTCGCGGGCGTGAAGTTCCTGGTTCTGGGCACCGGCGAGACCTGCACCGGCGACTCGGCACGGCGCTCGGGTAACGAGTTCCTGTTCCAGCAGCTGGCCGCGCAGAACGTCGAGGCCCTCAACGACCTGTTCGAGGGAGTCGAGCGGGTCGACCGCAAGATCGTGGTCACCTGCCCGCACTGCTTCAACACGCTGGGCCGCGAGTACCCGCAGGTGGGTGGCAACTTCACGGTGTTGCACCACACGCAGCTGCTCAACCGCCTGGTGCGGGACAAGAAGCTGGTTTCGGTCAAGCCGGTCGGGCAGGACATCACCTACCACGACCCGTGCTATCTGGGCCGGCACAACAAGGTCTACGACGCGCCTCGTGAGCTGATCGGCGCGTCCGGCGCCACGTTGACGGAGATGCCGCGCCACGCCGACCGCGGCCTGTGCTGCGGCGCTGGTGGTGCGCGCATGTGGATGGAAGAGCACATCGGCAAGCGGGTCAATACCGAACGCACCGAGGAAGCCATCGACACCGGCGCCTCCAAGATCGCCACCGGCTGCCCCTTCTGCCGCGTGATGATCACCGACGGTGTCGACGACGTGGCCGCCACGCGCGATATCGAGAAGGTCGAAGTTCTCGACGTCGCACAGCTACTGCTGGGCTCGCTGGACCTCAGCACCGTCACGCTGCCGAAGAAGGGCACCGCTGCGCGCGAGGCGGAAGCTGCCGCCGCGGCGGCACCGGCCGAAGCACCTGCGGCGCCCAAGTCTGAGCCCGAACCCGCTGCCGAGACCGCCACAGCCGCGCCGTCGGCGCCGGCCAAGGAAGCCGCGCCGGTCAAGGGACTCGGCATCGCAGGCGGCGCCAAGCGTCCCGGCGCCAAGAAAGCCGATGCGCCCGCTGCTCCGGCTGCCGAGGCGCCGGCCGCCCAGCCCGTCAAGGGACTTGGCATCGCAGGCGGCGCCAAGCGGCCCGGCGCCAAGAAAGCCGCAGCTCCTGCTGCTGAAGCGCCGGCCACTGAAGCTCCCGCAGCACCGGCCGCCCAAACACCAGCTGCTGCCGAGCCGGCTGTGAAGGGACTGGGTATCGCCGCGGGCGCCAAGCGGCCCGGTGCCAAGAAGGCTGAGGCACCGGCCGCGCAAGCTCCCGCAGCACCGGCCGCGCAAGCTCCTGCGGCTGAGGCGCCGGCCAAGGCCGAGCCCGTCAATGAGCCGCCGGTCAAGGGTCTCGGCATCGCTGCCGGCGCTCGTCGTCCGGGCGCCAAGAAGGCCCCGGCCGCGACACCCGCTCCCGCCGAAGCAGCGGCACCCGAGCCTAAGGCAGAGGCGCCCGAGCCGAAGGCGGAGGAACCCGAGGCCGACGCCCCGCCCGTCAAGGGCCTTGGCATCGCCAGGGGCGCACGCCCACCGGGTAAGCGCTAG
- a CDS encoding Rv0340 family IniB-related protein, with protein sequence MANSLLDFVMSLVRDPDAAARYAADPAGAIADAHLPDVTSADVNNLIPMVADSLSGPVSAGGFGSSSGAGGDGNVWASGAATAAFDAFDAHLPATTVADVHSVITDVAQHSGVDPALITDPGADSGLIDASLPDTSAQVTDIGFEHDAGSDAGTDWADHTTWDHTHVDDSHGTDHPGFDLF encoded by the coding sequence ATGGCAAACTCGTTGCTCGACTTCGTGATGTCGCTCGTGCGGGATCCCGACGCCGCCGCGCGGTATGCCGCCGACCCGGCCGGCGCCATCGCCGACGCCCATCTGCCCGATGTGACCAGCGCTGACGTCAATAATCTGATTCCGATGGTGGCCGACTCACTGTCCGGTCCGGTCTCGGCGGGCGGGTTCGGCTCCAGCTCCGGTGCCGGCGGCGACGGCAACGTGTGGGCGAGCGGCGCCGCGACGGCCGCCTTCGACGCCTTCGATGCGCACCTGCCCGCCACAACCGTGGCCGACGTCCACTCGGTGATCACCGACGTTGCCCAGCACTCCGGCGTGGATCCGGCGCTGATCACCGATCCCGGCGCTGATTCCGGTCTGATCGACGCGTCGCTGCCGGACACTTCGGCGCAGGTCACCGATATCGGTTTCGAGCATGACGCGGGCAGCGACGCCGGGACGGATTGGGCGGATCACACCACCTGGGACCACACCCACGTCGACGACAGCCATGGCACGGACCACCCCGGCTTCGACCTGTTCTGA
- a CDS encoding Hsp70 family protein, which yields MSESLGLSIGATNLGAARPGRQPVTRRSVLTLWANRPAEVGVPSQNPELTSPNLTEAGQVFRGFVERVGDPVPLVAADGSSHRSDDLIAEALEAMVRATDDGSPPSTLVVAVPAYWGPGAVGSLRGALRTRPTLSPNGVPPTLISDSAAALAALKADPGLPDRGVVALCDFGGSGANITLADAGANLQQIGETVRFAEFSGDQIDQALLTHVLAGTRDAANIDPASTNAVGALTRLRDECRQAKERLSSETATVVPVDLPGFRSDIRVTRPELEALIAEPLAGFLDALGDALERNRIPAVNLSAVATVGGGAAIPLLTQRLSEELRVPVVTTPLAGLNAAIGAAVIAASGGAPDAPTGMAVAAADAPTGLAPTAWAAGTAGAAATESATDGSPSATFRALAWSQDDAPGSEPVPYSGEDYTFDYAQQAQGATGQRPMIEFEPEDAEPAVVDAPVPWYRRPPLLFGIAAVLASVAVGGLAITLTSSDSTPTTTTTRVTKPGEQPADAPATSVVPPQTVTVTGSDGNPTESTIPATTTVVPTTTTTTPSTTTTTTTPSTTTTTTTTTTTTTTTTTPPTTTTTTTPPPTTTTTQPPTTTTTAAPPTTTVAPPTTTVAPPTTHEVLTGVTSPPAN from the coding sequence TTGAGCGAATCGCTGGGTTTGTCGATCGGCGCCACCAACCTGGGGGCAGCGCGCCCGGGCCGGCAGCCGGTGACCCGCCGGTCGGTGCTCACCTTGTGGGCCAATCGGCCCGCCGAGGTCGGGGTCCCTTCCCAAAATCCGGAGTTGACCAGCCCCAACCTCACCGAGGCCGGCCAGGTGTTCCGCGGGTTCGTCGAGCGGGTGGGCGATCCGGTGCCGTTGGTGGCCGCCGACGGGTCGTCGCATCGCAGCGATGACCTGATCGCCGAGGCGCTCGAGGCGATGGTCCGCGCGACGGATGACGGCTCGCCCCCGTCCACCCTTGTGGTCGCGGTCCCGGCGTACTGGGGTCCGGGAGCGGTCGGATCGCTACGCGGGGCGCTGCGCACCAGGCCCACCCTGTCACCCAACGGCGTGCCCCCGACGCTGATCTCCGATTCGGCGGCCGCGCTGGCCGCCCTGAAGGCCGACCCCGGACTGCCCGACCGCGGAGTGGTCGCGCTGTGCGACTTCGGCGGCAGTGGCGCCAACATCACCCTCGCCGACGCGGGTGCCAACCTCCAGCAGATCGGCGAAACGGTGCGTTTCGCCGAGTTCTCCGGCGACCAGATCGACCAGGCGCTGCTGACGCACGTGCTCGCCGGCACCCGCGATGCCGCCAACATCGACCCGGCGAGCACCAATGCCGTCGGCGCGCTGACCCGGTTACGTGACGAATGCCGGCAGGCCAAGGAGCGGCTGTCCTCGGAGACCGCGACGGTGGTGCCGGTCGATCTGCCCGGATTCCGCTCCGACATCCGAGTCACCCGACCGGAATTGGAAGCCCTGATCGCCGAGCCGCTCGCGGGATTCCTCGATGCGCTCGGAGACGCGCTGGAACGCAACAGGATTCCCGCGGTCAATCTGTCCGCGGTCGCCACGGTCGGCGGCGGGGCGGCGATACCGCTTCTCACCCAACGACTTTCCGAAGAGCTGCGGGTTCCCGTGGTCACCACGCCGCTGGCCGGACTCAACGCGGCGATCGGCGCCGCGGTGATCGCCGCGAGCGGTGGCGCACCGGATGCGCCGACGGGCATGGCGGTGGCCGCCGCCGACGCACCGACAGGACTTGCCCCGACTGCATGGGCAGCGGGGACCGCCGGGGCCGCCGCCACAGAGTCAGCGACCGACGGTTCGCCGTCGGCGACATTCCGTGCGCTGGCATGGTCGCAGGACGACGCGCCCGGCTCCGAGCCGGTGCCGTATTCGGGCGAGGACTACACGTTCGACTATGCCCAGCAGGCGCAGGGCGCCACCGGCCAACGCCCGATGATCGAGTTCGAACCTGAGGACGCCGAGCCTGCAGTGGTGGACGCGCCGGTGCCGTGGTACCGCCGCCCACCGCTGCTGTTCGGCATCGCCGCGGTTCTCGCCTCGGTAGCAGTTGGCGGGCTGGCGATCACGCTGACCAGTTCCGACAGCACGCCCACCACGACGACCACCCGGGTGACGAAGCCCGGTGAGCAGCCCGCGGACGCGCCGGCCACGAGTGTCGTTCCGCCGCAGACGGTTACGGTTACCGGCTCGGACGGAAACCCGACTGAGTCGACGATCCCGGCGACCACCACCGTCGTGCCGACGACCACCACGACCACGCCCAGCACAACGACCACGACCACCACCCCGTCGACAACGACGACAACAACCACGACCACGACAACCACCACGACGACCACGACGCCTCCCACGACGACGACCACCACAACGCCACCACCGACGACAACCACCACGCAGCCGCCAACGACAACGACAACGGCCGCCCCGCCGACTACCACGGTCGCGCCACCGACGACCACGGTCGCCCCGCCGACGACGCACGAGGTCCTCACCGGCGTCACATCGCCACCGGCGAACTAG
- a CDS encoding dynamin family protein: protein MTQPQDPRRVNVIVELIDHTSAIADLNDRGDLVTRLAVAKERITDPQIRVVIAGQLKQGKSQLLNSLLNMPVARVGDDETTALVTVVSYAEQPSARLIVSVGEGVPPQEIDIPIDDIRHDLRRAPQAQGREVLRVEVGAPSPLLKGGLTFIDTPGVGGHGQPHLSSTLGLLPDADAMLMISDTSQEFTEPEMRFIRQAHEICPAGAIVATKTDLYPSWREIVAANTAHLQRAGVALPLIPASSLLRSHAIELNDSELNEESNFPAIVAFLSGKVLSRENDLVRDHVVAEIRAAAEHLSMSVNSELSALNDPDQVRRLTEDLERRKAEAQDALQQTALWQQVLNDGIADLTADVEHDLRARFRAITQHIEGVIDDCDPTQHWAEIGAEVEDAVANAVGDNFVWAYQRAEALAADVGRTFVEAGLDAVDMPEVNAAEMGAGVGRLKSLARLESKPIGKGHKAITSMRGSYGGVLMFGMLTSVAGLGMFNPLSLGAGLLLGRKAYKEDMENRMLRVRNEAKTNLRRFVDDVLFVVSKESRDRLKNVQRQLRDHYRGIANQTTRSLNESLQSTIAAARMEEAERNDRIRELERQINILNQVIDNAEKLSPTTLSPKARPSESR, encoded by the coding sequence GTGACGCAACCGCAGGACCCGCGCCGGGTCAACGTGATCGTCGAGCTGATCGATCACACCAGCGCGATCGCCGACCTGAATGACCGTGGTGACCTGGTGACGCGGCTGGCCGTCGCCAAGGAGCGCATCACTGACCCGCAGATTCGGGTGGTGATCGCCGGTCAGCTCAAACAGGGCAAGAGCCAGCTGCTCAACTCGCTGCTCAACATGCCGGTGGCCCGCGTCGGTGACGACGAGACCACCGCCCTGGTCACCGTGGTCAGTTACGCCGAGCAACCGTCGGCTCGATTGATCGTCTCGGTGGGCGAAGGTGTGCCACCGCAGGAGATCGATATCCCGATCGACGATATCCGCCACGATCTGCGCAGGGCCCCGCAGGCGCAGGGTCGGGAAGTTCTGCGGGTCGAGGTCGGTGCACCCAGCCCGCTGCTCAAGGGCGGCCTGACCTTTATCGACACCCCCGGGGTGGGCGGTCACGGCCAGCCGCATCTGTCATCGACCCTCGGGTTGTTGCCCGATGCCGACGCGATGCTGATGATCAGCGACACCAGCCAGGAATTCACCGAACCGGAGATGCGGTTCATCCGCCAGGCGCACGAGATCTGTCCGGCTGGTGCGATCGTGGCCACCAAGACCGACCTGTACCCGTCCTGGCGCGAGATCGTCGCCGCCAACACCGCGCATCTGCAGCGGGCCGGCGTCGCGCTGCCGCTGATCCCGGCATCGTCGTTGCTGCGCAGCCACGCAATCGAGCTCAACGACTCCGAGCTCAATGAGGAGTCGAACTTCCCGGCGATCGTCGCCTTTCTCTCCGGGAAGGTGCTGTCCCGGGAGAACGATCTGGTGCGTGACCATGTGGTCGCCGAAATCCGTGCCGCCGCAGAACATCTCAGCATGTCGGTGAACTCCGAATTGTCCGCACTGAACGACCCGGACCAGGTCCGCCGGCTCACCGAGGACCTGGAACGCCGCAAGGCCGAAGCCCAGGACGCGCTGCAGCAGACCGCGCTGTGGCAGCAGGTCCTCAACGACGGCATCGCCGACCTGACCGCCGACGTCGAGCATGACCTGCGGGCCCGATTCAGGGCCATCACCCAGCACATCGAGGGTGTCATCGACGATTGTGACCCCACCCAGCACTGGGCCGAGATCGGCGCCGAGGTGGAGGACGCCGTCGCCAACGCCGTCGGCGACAACTTCGTCTGGGCCTATCAGCGGGCCGAGGCGCTGGCGGCCGACGTCGGCAGGACATTCGTCGAAGCCGGCCTGGACGCTGTCGACATGCCGGAGGTGAACGCGGCCGAGATGGGTGCCGGCGTGGGCCGGCTGAAATCGCTGGCGCGCCTGGAGTCCAAGCCGATTGGCAAGGGTCACAAGGCGATTACCAGCATGCGTGGCTCCTACGGCGGTGTGCTGATGTTCGGCATGCTCACCTCGGTGGCCGGTCTGGGCATGTTCAACCCGCTGTCGCTGGGCGCGGGTCTGCTGCTGGGGCGCAAGGCCTACAAGGAGGACATGGAGAACCGGATGCTGCGGGTTCGCAACGAAGCGAAGACCAATCTGCGGCGCTTCGTCGACGACGTGCTGTTCGTGGTGTCCAAGGAATCCCGCGACCGGCTCAAGAACGTGCAGCGCCAGCTGCGTGACCACTACCGCGGGATCGCCAACCAGACCACCCGCTCGCTCAATGAGTCGCTGCAGTCGACCATCGCCGCCGCGCGGATGGAGGAGGCCGAGCGCAACGACCGGATCCGAGAACTCGAGCGCCAGATCAACATCCTCAACCAGGTGATCGACAACGCCGAAAAACTTTCTCCCACAACGCTATCGCCTAAGGCGAGGCCGTCCGAGTCTCGTTGA
- the iniR gene encoding isoniazid response ATPase/transcriptional regulator IniR gives MADPTLVQSLSPTAANAISALGSAPVKLVVTGGVGTGKSTLLVAARDALRDAGSAVLTRPPAPGDPAGAAVVVDDAHLLAGAEIRQLTELAGDPSSTVVVAVQPRDHDEELQALITAIERERPRIILAPMSSGELSRMMTDPSGHPPRTELVTNILVATAGIPFLVDAALASTRPYSAGSIAQNALYALIDRLRRLGEPELDALLITSLSRDLGAADLAAALDVPAEEARILIDRARATGLVEPAHSPHFLRSVHRATAQILGNARHHDVETALLRSQIAMSTLSTDLALRLAEHGVRDEQLADVLRRQAGGSRTDPASAAQLYRAAVDAGAVELRAQLADSLALAGECSDAASAADDLLTSEDPAERAAAVRVAASMAMHNGNSAQSADLFGWLGPFPDASASAAAAIALTATGDAAAAERALAVDSAGPPTAASRAARSLAEGLISTLQAPYSTAAVRLGAAMAAEYSATQVLPDSPAALVTLAALHGGDPVRAHSVIARAVRTDRDGEGALYGHRHRLLLAWTKMQDGQLAAAASDIAGIDGSYRRDALWSAALRTALARRGGDAGALHKHWYAAMEVLVEYSVDLFSLLPLGELWVASARIGQQDRLMPALEQAFGLLESLGNPLTWSVPLRWAGVHAGILANDPGAVAPHGQALTAAAAHSPFAKALAMAGRTWLRVLAGQVDADEVALAARGLAQFGLTADATRLAGQAALQTSDPKVSGLMLQVARDLKVAVSDNVGDDGQPQTSEPGGTASAGGRAMSSPLSDREREVAELLLLGMPYRDIGAQLFISAKTVEHHVARIRRRLGAESRSEMLSMLRAILTTES, from the coding sequence GTGGCCGATCCAACTCTGGTGCAAAGCCTTTCGCCCACTGCGGCGAACGCGATCAGCGCACTGGGTTCGGCACCGGTCAAGCTGGTGGTGACCGGCGGCGTCGGCACCGGGAAGAGCACGCTTCTCGTCGCGGCGCGTGATGCCCTGCGTGACGCCGGTTCCGCCGTCCTGACCCGGCCGCCCGCACCCGGCGATCCCGCCGGTGCGGCCGTGGTCGTCGACGATGCTCATCTGCTGGCCGGCGCCGAGATACGTCAGCTCACCGAACTGGCCGGCGATCCATCCTCGACCGTCGTCGTGGCGGTGCAGCCGCGTGACCACGACGAGGAACTGCAGGCCCTGATCACCGCAATTGAGCGCGAGCGGCCACGGATCATATTGGCGCCCATGTCATCTGGCGAGCTGTCCCGGATGATGACCGATCCGTCCGGGCATCCGCCCCGCACCGAGTTGGTCACCAACATTCTCGTCGCGACGGCCGGTATCCCGTTTCTGGTCGACGCCGCGCTGGCGTCGACCCGCCCCTACTCGGCGGGATCGATCGCGCAGAACGCGCTGTACGCCCTCATCGACCGGTTACGCCGGCTCGGCGAACCCGAACTCGACGCGCTGCTGATCACGTCGCTCAGCCGTGACCTGGGTGCCGCCGATCTGGCTGCGGCGCTCGATGTTCCGGCCGAGGAAGCCAGGATCCTGATCGACCGGGCCCGTGCCACCGGACTGGTCGAGCCCGCGCACAGCCCGCACTTCCTGCGCTCGGTACACCGCGCGACAGCACAGATCCTCGGCAACGCCCGCCATCACGACGTCGAGACGGCGCTGCTGCGCTCACAGATCGCGATGTCGACGCTCTCAACGGACCTCGCGCTGCGGCTCGCCGAGCACGGCGTGCGTGACGAGCAGCTGGCTGACGTCCTCCGCCGCCAAGCCGGTGGGAGCCGTACCGATCCGGCCTCGGCGGCCCAGCTCTACCGCGCCGCGGTCGACGCCGGCGCGGTGGAACTGCGTGCGCAACTGGCCGATTCGCTGGCTCTGGCCGGCGAGTGCTCGGATGCCGCCAGCGCGGCCGACGATCTGCTCACCTCCGAGGACCCCGCCGAGCGGGCGGCCGCCGTGCGGGTGGCCGCCAGTATGGCGATGCACAACGGAAACTCAGCCCAGTCTGCCGATCTGTTCGGCTGGCTGGGCCCCTTCCCCGACGCGTCCGCGAGTGCCGCGGCGGCGATCGCGCTGACTGCGACCGGCGATGCCGCCGCGGCCGAACGTGCGCTGGCCGTGGACAGCGCCGGTCCCCCGACTGCGGCATCCCGCGCCGCGCGCAGCCTGGCCGAGGGCCTGATATCGACGCTGCAGGCGCCCTACTCGACCGCAGCGGTCAGACTCGGTGCGGCCATGGCCGCGGAGTACTCGGCGACTCAGGTTCTGCCGGACAGTCCTGCGGCGTTGGTCACGTTGGCGGCGTTACATGGTGGTGATCCGGTCCGCGCGCACAGTGTCATCGCCAGAGCGGTGCGCACCGACCGGGACGGCGAGGGCGCGCTCTATGGGCACCGGCACCGGTTGCTGCTGGCCTGGACGAAAATGCAGGACGGTCAACTGGCTGCCGCCGCCTCGGATATCGCCGGTATCGACGGTTCGTATCGCCGGGACGCGCTGTGGTCTGCGGCGCTGCGTACCGCGTTGGCGCGCCGCGGTGGCGACGCGGGCGCCCTGCACAAGCACTGGTATGCCGCGATGGAGGTGCTGGTCGAGTATTCGGTCGATCTGTTCTCCCTGCTACCGCTGGGCGAGCTGTGGGTGGCGTCGGCCAGGATCGGCCAGCAAGACCGGCTGATGCCCGCGCTCGAGCAGGCCTTCGGGCTGCTCGAGTCACTGGGAAACCCGCTCACCTGGTCGGTACCCCTGCGCTGGGCGGGCGTGCACGCCGGGATCCTGGCCAACGATCCCGGCGCGGTGGCCCCGCACGGGCAGGCGCTGACCGCCGCCGCCGCACACAGCCCGTTCGCTAAAGCGCTGGCGATGGCCGGACGCACGTGGCTGCGGGTGCTCGCCGGCCAGGTCGACGCCGACGAGGTCGCCCTGGCCGCGCGGGGACTGGCGCAGTTCGGCCTCACCGCCGACGCCACCCGACTGGCTGGGCAGGCGGCGCTGCAGACCTCCGACCCCAAGGTGTCCGGGCTGATGCTGCAGGTCGCCCGGGATTTGAAGGTCGCGGTGAGTGACAACGTTGGCGACGACGGGCAGCCCCAGACATCCGAGCCCGGTGGGACTGCGTCGGCAGGCGGGCGGGCGATGTCATCGCCGCTGTCCGACCGCGAGCGCGAAGTGGCCGAGCTTCTGTTGCTGGGCATGCCATACCGCGATATCGGCGCACAGCTGTTTATCTCCGCCAAGACCGTTGAGCATCACGTCGCGCGCATTCGGCGCCGGCTCGGTGCGGAATCCCGGTCGGAAATGCTGTCTATGTTGCGGGCGATTCTGACGACCGAGAGCTGA